A genomic window from Osmia bicornis bicornis chromosome 6, iOsmBic2.1, whole genome shotgun sequence includes:
- the LOC114873505 gene encoding protamine-like protein, with amino-acid sequence MVNDSAKIFALVVTAIRNLRELKGSTSKEILNYISNIYDISPDAARRQMQTALKRGVAYGILKKNGGHYILPTNSEMRLQEIAEQEVNLLDICRKTKMQKKMGCKCKKRRRRRRRRRRTKKYCRCKRKKSRRRKRRRRRRKKKRCKCGGIINRRDQCRMKRAITPRTVDNFEETKSMELPIEAYEDSERSSVSSVSSKTD; translated from the exons ATGGTGAACGATTCGGCTAAAATTTTCGCGCTGGTCGTTACGGCGATCAGAAACCTTCGAGAACTGAAAGGCTCGACttcaaaagaaattttgaattacatctcgAACATCTATGACATTTCTCCGGATGCGGCCCGTCGTCAG ATGCAAACAGCTTTGAAACGCGGCGTGGCTTACGGGATCCTGAAGAAGAATGGCGGCCACTATATCCTACCAACCAACAGCGAGATGAGGCTACAGGAGATCGCGGAGCAGGAGGTGAACCTGCTGGACATTTGTCGCAAAACGAAAATGCAGAAGAAGATGGGGTGTAAATGCAAGAAGCGACGCCGCAGACGAAGGAGGAGAAGGCGAACGAAGAAATACTGCAGATGCAAGAGGAAAAAGTCGAGGAGACGGAAACGAAGACGCaggagaaggaagaagaagaggtgTAAATGCGGCGGTATCATAAACAGACGCGATCAATGTAGAATGAAGCGAGCCATAACACCTCGTACTGTTGACAATTTTGAGGAGACGAAATCTATGGAACTGCCAATCGAGGCTTACGAGGACAGCGAGCGTAGTTCCGTGTCCTCCGTATCCTCGAAAAC